From a region of the Dictyostelium discoideum AX4 chromosome 2 chromosome, whole genome shotgun sequence genome:
- the fut3 gene encoding hypothetical protein encodes MKSLRNSYSILLKIVIISTCLLLLINIALIYEDPNLIDSNCKTTTTITKTQNNKNNKGLENLNKSKKKLLLILDYKLFNEDTYMKSFSECTSITNQPQCGFTTDISLANESDGILYFIPRTTKKNYNRSYTSVHRTSEKQLFFGWSMESPSMYPLENDDTHLSLNYNVTIGYPLNDYQKYGAGVSDEEYEEKDIQSSHIYTPYGPVPFKGSDHYSYLFKFGKLKEIPKKRDSNIMWMAGNCRNQKLGRTKLVKQMMRFTTIDSYGKCLHNKDLKVNYGPNVLLRSLQKLKILRKYDFVVAIENSRCEDYVTEKLWEPLSVGTIPIYLGATNIDEFLPHPDAIINIANFNSINHLMKYVRDVGLNETLREKHLAWIKKPLPKKFKNLLNQSLNNQNLFCSICKKLVNLDNNDNINYTPLSKPFKQCIEGKFTLPIYTEEEKERGRLLRLQKQQEQEKLELQNNNDNYTNDNEEEEEEEDNDSGNDSGNDSGNDSGNNDSNSI; translated from the coding sequence atgaaaAGTTTAAGAAATTCATATAGTATATTGTTAAAAATAGTGATAATATCAACTtgtttattacttttaataaatattgcaTTAATATATGAAGATCCAAACCTTATAGATTCAAATTGTAAaacgacaacaacaataacaaaaactcaaaataataaaaataataaaggttTAGAAAActtaaataaaagtaaaaaaaagttattattaattttagattataaattatttaatgaagatACTTATATGAAATCGTTTAGTGAGTGTACATCAATAACAAATCAACCACAATGTGGATTTACAACGGATATTTCATTAGCTAATGAATCTGATggtattttatattttataccAAGAACTACtaaaaagaattataatCGTAGTTATACAAGTGTTCATAGGACTTCAGAGAAACAATTATTCTTTGGTTGGTCAATGGAATCACCATCAATGTATCCacttgaaaatgatgatacaCATTTATCATTGAATTATAATGTCACGATTGGGTATCCATTAAATGATTATCAAAAATATGGTGCTGGTGTTAGTGATGAAGAAtatgaagaaaaagatatCCAATCGTCACATATTTATACACCATACGGACCTGTGCCATTCAAAGGTTCAGATCATTattcttatttatttaaatttggtaaattaaaagaaataccAAAGAAAAGGGACTCCAATATAATGTGGATGGCAGGTAATTGTAGGAATCAAAAATTAGGTAGAACTAAATTAGTTAAACAAATGATGCGATTCACCACCATCGATTCCTATGGTAAATGTTTACATAATAAAGATCTAAAAGTGAACTATGGTCCAAACGTTTTATTAAGGTCATTACAAAAACTCaaaattttaagaaaatatGATTTCGTTGTTGCCATTGAAAATAGTAGATGTGAAGATTATGTAACTGAAAAACTTTGGGAACCTCTAAGTGTTGGCACAATTCCAATTTATTTAGGCGCTACAAATATCGATGAATTCTTACCACACCCAGACGCCATAATCAATATTGCCAACTTTAATTCAATCaatcatttaatgaaatatGTTAGAGATGTTGGTCTAAATGAAACTTTAAGAGAGAAACATTTGGCATGGATAAAAAAACCTTTAccaaagaaatttaaaaatctattaaatcaatctttaaataatcaaaatttattttgttcaatttgtaagaaattagtaaatttagataataatgataatataaacTATACACCATTATCTAAACCTTTTAAACAATGTATTGAAGGTAAATTCACTTTACCAATTTATACTGAAgaggaaaaagaaagaggTAGACTTTTAAgattacaaaaacaacaagaacaagagaAATTAGAactacaaaataataatgataattataccaatgataatgaagaagaagaagaagaagaagataatgATAGTGGTAATGATAGTGGTAATGATAGTGGTAATgatagtggtaataatgatagtaatagtatataa
- a CDS encoding hypothetical protein (Similar to Neurospora crassa. probable branching enzyme (Be1)) → MNVDDIYADIIIESENDQENDMKQSDENSQSPTLKEDHHNKIKEFEEIIENNLKEISNLKKEIESKDNEIETLSKQTSLLEIQRKEKEINSLRDELSNSNKKVQSSNPANNRQHINYEMPKK, encoded by the exons atgaaTGTCGACGATATATATGCTGATATTATAATTGAAAGTGAAAATGATCAAGAAAATGATATGAAACAATCTGATGAAAATTCACAATCACCAACATTAAAAGAAGATCatcataataaaattaaagagtTTGAAGAAATTATAGAAAATAATCTCAAAGAGATTTCAAAcctcaaaaaagaaattgaatcaaaagataatgaaattgaaactCTATCTAAACAA ACATCATTATTAGAAAtacaaagaaaagaaaaggaaataaatagtttaagagatgaattatcaaatagtaataaaaaagttcAATCGTCTAACCCTGCAAATAACCGTCAACACATAAATTATGAAATgcctaaaaaataa
- the glgB gene encoding 1,4-alpha-glucan branching enzyme produces MTDYSKATDGTKVIHDDPWLEPYKEVIKRRHNQVKNTIQKLEESEGSLLKFSQGYEYFGFNVTKDGVNYREWLPSAHEVYLVGDFNQWNKTSHPLERDNYGRWSIFIPNNSNGECAIPHGSKIKIYLKLANGNFDYRIPAWIKRVEQTKENPVFDGVFWNPSKQYVFKNKSPMKPTELRIYEAHVGMSSELPEISTYSKFKDTVLPMVKELGYNCIQLMAVMEHAYYASFGYQVTNFFAISSRFGTPEELKEMIDKAHEMGLLVFLDVVHSHASKNVLDGLNQLDGTDHHYFHSGGRGNHELWDSRLFNYGNWEVMRFLLSNLRFYVDEYHFDGFRFDGVTSMIYTHHGLSPACSYDDYFGGAVDEDALNYLTLANVMLHTLNPSIVTIAEEVTGLATLCRPFSEGGGDFDYRLAMGIPDKWIELVKEKKDEDWNMGTIAHMLSNRRYKEKNIAYAESHDQSLVGDKTLAFWLMDKEMYTNMSVTTEETPIIDRGMSLHKMIRLITSSLGGDGYLNFMGNEFGHPEWVDFPREGNNNSLHHARRRWDLYRNPLLRYKQLRDFDIAMNKAEQEFRWLSSDFAYISLKHEDDKIIVFERASLIFIFNFHPSKSFSDYRIGSGVPGKFINVLDSDRKEFGGHVRIGKDNYHYTEDKPWHDRKYSLLIYIPSRTCLVLKKVD; encoded by the exons ATGACTG attatAGTAAAGCAACAGATGGTACAAAGGTTATTCATGATGATCCATGGTTGGAACCATATAAAGAAGTAATTAAAAGAAGACATAATCAAGTTAAAAATACCATTCAAAAATTGGAAGAAAGTGAAGgtagtttattaaaattttctcAAGGATATGAATACTTTGGTTTCAATGTTACAAAAGATGGTGTAAACTATAGAGAATGGTTACCATCTGCTCATGAAGTTTATTTAGTTGGTGATTTCa ATCAATGGAATAAAACAAGTCATCCACTTGAAAGAGATAATTATGGTAGATGGAGTATTTTCAttccaaataattcaaatggtgAATGTGCAATTCCACATggttcaaaaattaaa atttatttaaaattagcaAATGGTAATTTTGATTATAGAATACCAGCATGGATTAAAAGAGTTGAACAAACCAAAGAGAATCCAGTATTTGATGGTGTATTTTGGAATCCAAGTAAACAATATGTATTTAAGAATAAATCACCAATGAAACCAACAGAGTTGAGAATTTATGAAGCACATGTTGGTATGTCAAGTGAATTACCAGAGATATCAACATACAGTAAATTCAAGGATACTGTATTACCAATGGTGAAGGAGTTGGGATACAATTGTATTCAGTTGATGGCAGTTATGGAGCATGCCTATTATGCATCGTTTGGTTATCAAGTGACAAATTTCTTTGCAATCAGCAGTAGATTTGGCACACCGGAGGAGTTGAAAGAGATGATTGATAAAGCACACGAGATGGGATTGTTGGTGTTTTTAGACGTTGTTCATAGCCATGCATCAAAGAATGTGTTGGACGGTCTCAATCAATTGGACGGCACCGATCATCATTACTTTCACTCGGGTGGTCGTGGAAATCATGAGTTGTGGGATAGCAGATTATTCAATTATGGCAATTGGGAGGTGATGAGATTCCTTTTATCGAATTTACGTTTCTACGTTGACGAGTATCATTTCGATGGATTCAGATTCGATGGTGTAACAAGCATGATTTACACTCATCATGGTTTATCACCAGCATGCTCATACGACGACTATTTCGGTGGTGCTGTCGACGAGGATGCGTTAAATTATCTCACTTTGGCAAATGTTATGCTCCACACATTGAATCCATCAATTGTCACCATCGCAGAGGAAGTCACTGGTTTAGCAACACTTTGTCGTCCATTTAGTGAGGGTGGTGGTGATTTCGATTACCGTTTAGCTATGGGTATACCTGATAAATGGATCGAATTGGTCAAGGAGaaaaaagatgaagattGGAATATGGGTACTATCGCTCACATGCTATCGAATCGTCGTTACAAGGAGAAGAATATAGCATACGCCGAATCACATGATCAATCATTGGTGGGTGATAAAACTTTGGCATTCTGGTTAATGGATAAGGAAATGTATACAAATATGTCTGTCACAACCGAAGAGACTCCAATCATTGATCGTGGTATGTCTTTACATAAGATGATTCGTTTGATCACTTCTTCATTGGGTGGTGATGGTTATCTAAATTTTATGGGTAACGAGTTTGGTCACCCAGAATGGGTGGATTTCCCACGTGAaggtaataacaatagtttACATCATGCTCGTCGTAGATGGGACCTCTATAGAAATCCATTATTAAGATATAAACAATTACGTGACTTTGATATTGCAATGAATAAAGCTGAACAAGAATTCCGTTGGTTATCTTCCGATTTCGCTTATATCTCTTTGAAAcatgaagatgataaaatCATAGTTTTCGAACGTGCTTCtcttatctttatctttaactTTCATCCATCTAAAAGTTTCTCTGATTATAGAATTGGTTCTGGTGTACCAggtaaatttataaatgtttTAGATTCTGATCGTAAAGAATTTGGTGGTCATGTTCGTATTGGTAAAgataattatcattatacTGAAGATAAACCATGGCATGATAGaaaatattctttattaatttatattccATCAAGAACTtgtttagttttaaaaaaagttgattaa
- the ggtA gene encoding UDP-glucose glycoprotein alpha-glucosyltransferase translates to MARIFKFFVFLLIVFISNVLLLVESNEGDNSFSSKSIQLSLVSNWGETPSYLEAAEFLHNQDKSLFWKFIEEFNKIDFSTNYSDKIYYESTISLMKSVLSSNTQFLSEFLSIDLAMRTYSPRVETYRQLAISNMKLNNIEHSITTADNKTITLFNSGGWVQIKNKIITDVNEINESLFKDVAVVDDEENEFIRLYDFDHIFPTLANTVSSSSSSPSSIPIVILYVDIKSEFFKLVHPKLKQFSQMGKIKYCLRYVVQESNQKLNLQGYGYELSIKNLEYKVMDDSAIKKDIIIDGVKSKTIINIPNEDVQGFNFHKLQKRKPELTSKLSTFRSYLMAKSQEAKELKVWELKDLGIQSAQKIIQSGDPLRSLEYISQKFPTLSNSLSKITLNESLKSVIESNQKIIPSTTDQTLLLNGRLIDTNELSPIELSRIILEEYEHSTTIQQQGPLSSKTVQDIISAQLPIRIQLLPTKEELELNGGNEPFVSLNNLELDYIYRQWEPKLQSSVLDKPVTSPQDIFIRKNLLTTVIVLDWNNINTFEIIPEIQEMVQGNSLIPTRIQLLFNTKSNNNNNNNNNNNDQNSQTSNFIQGKDLAKVFLTIKNSNLGNRGAFFFITALNYFKKMYIPNELGITRSVLSSSFQAVLQQMGGSVRSLQHALTNTDFDNLLESSNQLIERLELLDTTTSQSTTTTTTTKILPKVFVNGVQVKYSNIDQLSFDLLVSLYDEFDNLKPLFKESILSTTTAQYYETILTSSYWKDNNLPFLKKLNSMISNEKYSHLITNSKNRNQEVDAQNVLKNLLYFRNNENKDEQNLLNLIVIGDFDHYNTRDISLELLRQLEKGELKNCKLTFISNPIDINSVVNTAGNENQILGKLITILKHYGKILTPQLVIGLFEKVQSDPTIIDSFKTMKQIIELSGFDIAANDIWVAQSVNLFKQSSKVCKQYLGIQSTNKSPLSILVNGRIITPPLSYDDAASFIQSDFKLLLEIEMIKAKKTFELLNSDPILKDKSNLKISDLLNKVQSLVGYYYNGNNQLDSNIKRKRIPNSLSISFSHKPPTLSSSSSSSSSNSNDVPLKFLMIINPFNKVSQKLVPMVREFSNKLNIPVDVILNPPVSLSELPLKTYYTYVIKLSSEFNNENVLYNQPLGIATDIPEDRVVTLALDIPSSWLVQPIIAKYDLDNIRLKDLGDEQVLTAVYELENIVIEGSANDMTTDNAPAGLELLLNPISTQTNKTQDTIVMNNFGYYQLKSNPGIWKLTIAPGRSSDIMDMVDHPNQKEKETFVIVPHRLVVIDSLYQSLSSLSVVRKAGQELRPILQPIDEYEKQKEQEKEQKLKQNSSGFFSNLFSSKNDATDSVATHQKKSNLDTIHIFSVASGHLYERFLKIMMLSVVKNTESPIKFWFLKNYLSPAFKEFIPEMAKEYGFQYELVTYKWPWWLRKQTEKQRIIWSYKILFLDVLFPLDVPKIIFVDADQVVRTDLKELWDMDLHGASLGYTPFCDSNKDTEGFRFWKSGYWRQHLAGRSYHISALYVVDLVRFRRLAAGDQLRATYDQLSRDPNSLANLDQDLPNYLQHYVRIHSLPQEWLWCETWCDQESKSKAKTIDLCNNPLTKTPKLENAVRIIDEWTTLDNEAKEFELKIDQSKHHRQIELDHQNQLPNSKPIENIDDILLNLAESQKDLF, encoded by the exons AGTGGTGGTTGGgttcaaatcaaaaataaaattataacagatgtaaatgaaattaatgaatcattatttaaagatgTAGCAGTTGTCGAcgatgaagaaaatgaatttattagaTTATATGATTTTGACCATATTTTTCCAACACTTGCAAATACTGTttcatcctcatcatcatcaccatcatcaattccaattgtaattttatatgTTGATATTAAGAgtgaattctttaaattggttcatccaaaattaaaacaattctCTCAAATGggtaaaatcaaatattgtCTAAGATATGTTGTTCaagaatcaaatcaaaaattaaatcttcaaGGTTATGGTTatgaattatcaattaaaaatttagaatatAAAGTTATGGATGATTCTGcaattaaaaaag atatAATTATTGATGGTGTTAAATCAAAaactataattaatatacCAAATGAAGATGTACAAGGatttaattttcataaatTACAAAAGAGAAAACCAGAATTAACAAGTAAATTATCAACATTTAGATCATATTTAATGGCAAAGAGTCAAGAGGCTAAAGAATTGAAAGTTTGGGAATTGAAAGATTTGGGTATTCAAAGTGCTCAAAAAATCATTCAATCAGGTGACCCATTGAGATCGTTGGAATATATTTCTCAAAAGTTTCCAAcactttcaaattcattatcaaagATAACATTAAACGAATCATTGAAATCGGTGATTGAGTCAAATCAAAAGATAATCCCATCCACTACTGACCAAACATTGCTTTTAAACGGTCGTTTAATAGACACGAATGAACTTAGtccaattgaattatcaagAATCATTTTAGAAGAGTATGAACATTCCACTACAATCCAACAACAGGGTCCGCTATCATCAAAGACTGTACAGGATATAATCTCTGCTCAATTACCAATTCGTATTCAATTATTACCAACTAAAGAAGAACTAGAATTGAATGGTGGTAATGAACCATTTgtatctttaaataatttagaattgGATTACATTTACCGTCAATGGGAGCCAAAATTACAATCATCAGTATTGGATAAACCCGTAACTTCACCACAAGATATCTTTATCAGAAAGAATCTATTAACAACCGTTATTGTCTTGGATtggaataatattaatacattTGAAATCATACCTGAAATTCAAGAAATGGTACAAGGAAATTCATTAATACCAACTAGAATTCAATTACTTTTTAatacaaaatcaaataataataataataataataataataataatgatcaaAATTCACAAACATCAAATTTCATTCAAGGTAAAGATTTAGCAAAAGTTTTCCTtactattaaaaattcaaatttaggTAATCGTGGtgctttctttttcattactgctttaaattattttaagaaAATGTATATTCCAAATGAACTTGGTATTACAAGATCTGtactttcatcatcatttcaAGCAGTTTTACAACAAATGGGTGGTAGTGTTAGATCTTTACAACATGCATTAACAAATACTGATTTTGATAATCTTTTAGAAAgttcaaatcaattaattgaaagaTTAGAACTACTTGATACAACAACATCgcaatcaacaacaacaacaactactacaaaaATATTACCAAAAGTATTTGTAAATGGTGTTCAagttaaatattcaaatattgatcaattatcatttgatttgtTAGTTTCATTatatgatgaatttgataatttaaaaccattatttaaagaatcaatactttcaacaacaacagcacaATATTATGAAACAATTTTAACAAGTTCATATTGgaaagataataatttaccatttttaaaaaaattaaattcaatgatttcaaatgaaaaatattcacatttaattacaaattcaaaGAATAGAAATCAAGAAGTTGATGCACAAAatgttttaaagaatttattatattttagaaataatGAGAATAAAGATgaacaaaatttattaaatttaattgtaattggtGATTTCGATCATTACAATACTAGAGATATCTCATTGGAATTATTAAGACAATTGGAAAAgggtgaattaaaaaattgtaaattaacATTCATTTCCAATCCAATCGATATCAATAGTGTTGTCAATACAGCCGgtaatgaaaatcaaattctCGGTAAACTAATCACAATATTAAAACACTATGGTAAAATATTGACACCACAATTGGTGATTGGGTTATTTGAAAAGGTTCAATCCGATCCAACAATTATCGATTCTTTTAAAACGATGAAACAAATCATAGAGTTGAGTGGATTCGATATTGCTGCTAACGATATCTGGGTTGCACAATCTGTTAATCTTTTCAAACAAAGTTCAAAAGTTTGTAAACAATATCTTGGTATCCaatcaacaaataaatcACCACTTTCAATACTTGTAAATGGTAGAATTATTACACCACCACTATCATATGATGACGCTGCATCATTCATTCAAtctgattttaaattactcttagaaattgaaatgattaaagctaaaaaaacttttgaattattaaattctgatccaattttaaaagataaatcaaatttaaaaattagtgatcttttaaataaagttcAATCATTagttggttattattataatggtAACAATCAATtagattcaaatattaaaagaaaaagaattccaaattcattatcaatttcatttagtCATAAACCACCaactttatcatcatcatcatcatcttcttcttcaaattcaaatgatgtaccattaaaatttttaatgattattaATCCATTTAATAAAGTTTCACAAAAATTAGTACCAATGGTTAgagaattttcaaataaattaaatataccagttgatgtaattttaaatccacCTGTATCATTATCAGAATTACCATTAAAGACTTATTATACTTATGTTATTAAGCTATCaagtgaatttaataatgaaaatgtacTTTATAATCAACCATTAGGTATTGCAACTGATATTCCAGAGGATCGTGTTGTAACATTGGCTTTGGATATACCATCAAGTTGGTTAGTTCAACCAATCATTGCCAAGTATGATCTTGATAATATTCGTCTAAAAGATTTAGGTGATGAACAAGTTTTAACTGCAGTTTATGAATTGGAGAATATAGTTATCGAGGGTAGTGCCAATGATATGACAACTGATAACGCTCCAGCAggtttagaattattattaaacccAATTTCAacacaaacaaataaaactcAAGATACTATAGTTATGAATAATTTCggttattatcaattgaaatccAATCCTGGTATTTGGAAATTAACAATTGCTCCAGGTAGATCCTCTGATATAATGGATATGGTTGATCATCcaaatcaaaaagaaaaggaaacCTTTGTAATTGTACCACATCGTTTGGTTGTAATCGATAGTTTATatcaatcattatcatctcTATCGGTGGTTCGTAAAGCTGGTCAAGAATTAAGACCAATACTTCAACCAATTGATGAatatgaaaaacaaaaagaacaagaaaaagaacaaaaattaaaacaaaatagtAGTGGCTTCTTTTCAAATCTTTTCAGTTCAAAGAATGACGCAACAGATAGTGTCGCTACTCatcaaaagaaatcaaatttaGATACAATTCATATTTTTTCAGTTGCAAGTGGTCATCTTTATGAaagatttttaaagattatgATGTTATCCGTCGTAAAGAATACTGaatcaccaattaaattttggtttttaaagaattatttatcACCAGCTTTTAAAGAATTCATACCAGAGATGGCAAAAGAGTATGGTTTCCAATATGAGTTGGTAACTTATAAATGGCCATGGTGGTTACGTAAACAAACTGAAAAACAAAGAATCATTTGGAGTTATAAGATCCTCTTCCTTGATGTACTCTTCCCATTGGATGTACCAAAGATTATTTTCGTTGATGCTGATCAAGTAGTTCGTACCGATTTGAAAGAACTTTGGGATATGGATCTCCATGGCGCCTCATTAGGTTACACACCATTTTGTGACTCAAATAAGGATACCGAAGGTTTCAGATTCTGGAAATCTGGTTATTGGAGACAACATTTAGCTGGTCGTTCCTATCATATCTCTGCTCTCTACGTCGTTGATCTTGTTAGATTCCGTCGTTTAGCAGCTGGTGATCAACTTAGAGCAACCTATGATCAATTATCGCGTGATCCAAATAGTTTAGCCAATCTTGATCAAGATTTACCAAATTATCTTCAACATTATGTTAGAATTCATTCGTTACCACAAGAATGGTTATGGTGTGAAACTTGGTGTGATCaagaatcaaaatcaaaagcTAAAACCATTGATCTTTGTAATAATCCTCTCACAAAAACTCCAAAACTTGAAAATGCTGTTAGAATCATTGATGAATGGACAACACTTGATAATGAAGcaaaagaatttgaattaaaaattgatcaaTCAAAACATCATCGTCAAATTGAATTAgatcatcaaaatcaattaccaaattcaaaaccaattgaaaatattgatgatattttattaaatttagcTGAATctcaaaaagatttattttaa